One window of the Maylandia zebra isolate NMK-2024a linkage group LG19, Mzebra_GT3a, whole genome shotgun sequence genome contains the following:
- the tmem179ab gene encoding transmembrane protein 179, with translation MALDNLIFAQCILYFLAFVFGFIAVVPLSENTEDFGGKCLLFTRGMWQNENITVMKQRFIVEEWGPESSCSFITFVGIASLILSAVQAWRLLFFLCKGHDDSIFNAFLNLLISSLVVFTVFLSSTIVSVGFNLWCDAITEGGTMPNSCEDMQDTDLELGLDNSAFYDQFAIAQFGLWAAWLTWLGITVMAFLKVYHNYRQEDLLDTLIHEKELLLGRSSRRGSDLKTGLI, from the exons ATGGCCCTCGACAATTTGATTTTCGCCCAGTGCATCCTTTATTTTTTAGCTTTCGTTTTCGGTTTTATCGCCGTGGTGCCTCTGTCTGAAAACACGGAGGATTTCGGGGGGAAATGCCTGCTGTTCACGCGGGGTATGtggcaaaatgaaaacatcactGTGATGAAGCAGCGCTTCATCGTGGAGGAGTGGGGACCCGAGTCCTCCTGCAGCTTCATCACTTTTGTCGGGATAGCGTCCCTCATCCTGTCCGCAGTGCAGGCTTGGAGGCTGCTGTTCTTTCTGTGCAAAGGACACGACGA ctccatcttcaatgCCTTCCTCAACCTGCTCATTAGCTCCCTGGTGGTGTTCACAGTCTTTCTGTCCAGCACCATCGTTAGTGTGGGTTTTAACCTGTGGTGTGACGCCATCACCGAAGGTGGGACTATGCCCAACAG CTGTGAAGACATGCAGGATACTGATCTAGAACTGGGTCTGGACAACTCTGCTTTCTATGACCAGTTTGCTATAGCTCAG TTTGGGCTGTGGGCCGCCTGGCTCACCTGGCTCGGGATCACTGTGATGGCTTTTCTGAAGGTCTACCACAACTACAGACAAGAGGACCTGCTCGACACCTTGATCCACGAGAAGGAATTGCTGCTCGGCCGCTCTTCACGCCGCGGCTCTGACCTCAAGACCGGCCTGATTTAG
- the prph2la gene encoding photoreceptor outer segment membrane glycoprotein 2 has product MAVLRVKFTKTKRDKLAQVLWILNWISVVTGAILFSLGLFLKVELHKQGEVMAERDIQYVPNTLIAVGLIACAINFLGGKICYDCVDTTKFLRWKLIMLPYIICTFFFTFCVLVGALMCYCMHWELEESLNLGLTEAMRFYKDTDTPGRCFLKRTVDMLQMQFQCCGNNGYKDWFQIQWISNRYLDMSQKEVVDRIRSNVDGKFLLNGVPFSCCNINSPRPCIQQQITNNSAHFNYEHQTEELNLWMKGCRQALLEYYIHIMQSIGLTVLITWLFELSVLTGVRYLQTSLENVLRQGDPNSESDGWLLENSFMETARMNLNIIKSLGKGNQIDTATNGDPNINVPSTSKAHYGPDNVPPKQITEDS; this is encoded by the exons ATGGCAGTCTTAAGAGTTAAGTTTACCAAGACCAAAAGAGACAAGCTGGCCCAGGTGCTCTGGATCCTAAACTGGATCTCGGTAGTTACGGGGGCCATCCTGTTCAGCCTAGGCCTCTTCCTCAAGGTGGAGCTCCATAAACAAGGAGAGGTGATGGCTGAGAGGGACATCCAGTATGTTCCCAACACGCTTATAGCTGTGGGTCTCATCGCTTGTGCCATAAACTTCCTGGGTGGGAAAATCTGCTACGACTGTGTGGACACCACCAAGTTTTTGCGCTGGAAGTTGATCATGCTGCCCTACATCATATGCACCTTCTTCTTCACCTTTTGTGTGCTGGTAGGGGCTCTGATGTGTTACTGCATGCACTGGGAACTGGAAGAGTCTCTGAACCTGGGACTGACAGAGGCCATGAGGTTTTATAAGGACACAGACACACCAGGACGCTGCTTCCTAAAGCGCACCGTGGACATGCTGCAGatgcagtttcagtgctgtggaaaCAACGGTTATAAGGACTGGTTTCAAATTCAGTGGATAAGCAACCGTTACCTGGATATGTCCCAAAAAGAGGTGGTGGA CCGAATCAGGAGTAACGTGGATGGAAAGTTCCTACTGAATGGAGTCCCATTCAGCTGCTGCAACATCAACTCCCCCCGGCCCTGCATCCAGCAGCAGATCACCAACAACTCTGCACACTTCAACTACGAGCACCAGACGGAGGAGCTAAACCTTTGGATGAAAGGGTGTCGACAGGCGCTGCTGGAGTACTACATACACATTATGCAGTCCATCGGCCTCACAGTCCTCATCACCTGGTTATTTGAG CTATCAGTGTTGACCGGGGTTCGTTACCTCCAGACTTCTCTGGAAAATGTCCTGAGACAGGGAGACCCCAACTCCGAATCAGATGGCTGGCTGCTGGAAAACAGCTTCATGGAAACTGCCCGCATGAACCTGAATATCATCAAGAGCCTTGGCAAGGGTAACCAGATAGACACAGCCACTAATGGAGACCCCAACATTAACGTCCCCTCCACCTCAAAAGCACACTATGGTCCTGACAATGTTCCACCAAAGCAAATAACTGAAGACAGTTGA
- the LOC101474056 gene encoding uncharacterized protein LOC101474056: MLDKEGQWSEALASNNIKAIICWLRKLTAEGYTDVGEIAPAFSCWVQRTAEFAKKELLTLCFSCCQGLWMFLDRGSFTRVHTLLQKLRNLLTLAQWGRKHLCSAHLWHGVGVPCVVCKDTYSSSDIRHGCWNREQRMLMQHIWLGQLVQWWGIMGLLPKFPETQEVKRITQMWKEMDHSHRKAGLETQGREEGEMGRFKSLIQSMVTQLCKQHGCIWMSGDCTDPRYPPPNLQALLKLVLIPHIDNMSVQAILMYFILDVANFLQCKDDLLQAFCHAFTIPSTFSQQIRAFWMLDHGHTEASMELLLSPKAYVPALSWQHRCIIHCLLTRKQPQEALRYLQWARPAVETTDDAKLFADVLIQSSCNSDAWALLKRGHTETEDMSKYFLQTCKGVGLCTEALKYILVENNNEEDGAETTEMTQMKKEMPPCPLSAKLYRAQKVGKVSTDEQVKLVRKAVKEVRKPDSKLREVVWPEHTERMPNSKQMLLPTEALRLLTCSSSPVHMAIETQQTAHTADPEEEDPVIYNQQQQLETQENIFSSEEDLRSLSASSSTSASPLLLMKWDPLHTYKSTLTLQMISSLLTDRSSQSRGQEEEHRPHSSAGVFLNIPELVLTPDGATEPVSFSSLNKDSMVELMLSADVGEGDEADVFLEEDTIGVDGLSRPSTYESLLSDTSFTEVAPTHCVQKKKPHQQDEPQGCSSQHLPCTSAETTHDMLTDLHQSFVLNWSIPRGSPGMGQPYSCGLVNFLDFTAKQKGENRDGNQAEKDEPAGWSSSGKVSQGAIRSGRAGSRKGKRVKRA, from the exons ATGCTGGACAAAGAGGGTCAGTGGTCTGAGGCATTGGCCAGCAATAACATAAAAGCCATCATCTGCTGGTTGAGGAAGCTTACAGCTGAAG GTTATACTGATGTGGGGGAAATCGCACCAGCATTTAGCTGCTGGGTACAGCGGACAGCAGAGTTTGCGAAAAAGGAGTTATTAACCTTAT gcttcagctgttgCCAGGGTCTGTGGATGTTCCTGGACCGCGGCTCCTTCACTAGAGTGCACACGTTACTCCAAAAATTAAGGAACCTACTTACATTGGCCCAGTGGGGAAGAAAACATCTCTGCTCAGCCCACCTCTGGCATG GAGTGGGAGTCCCATGTGTGGTCTGCAAGGACACATACAGCTCCTCAGACATCCGACATGGCTGCTGGAACAGAGAGCAGAGGATGCTGATGCAACACATCTGGCTGGGACAGCTGGTTCAGTGGTGGGGCATCATGGGGCTTCTGCCAAAGTTTCCTG AGACCCAAGAAGTGAAGCGTATCACTCAGATGTGGAAGGAAATGGATCACAGCCACCGAAAAGCTGGTCTTGAAACACAGGG ACGGGAGGAGGGAGAAATGGGAAGATTCAAGTCTTTGATACAGAGCATGGTGACACAGCTATGCAAACAACACGGGTGCATTTGGATGTCTGGAGATTGCACAGATCCACGTTATCCTCCCCCTAATCTGCAGGCGCTGTTGAAGCTCGTGCTGATCCCTCATATTGACAACATGTCAGTCCAGGCCATT CTCATGTACTTCATCCTGGATGTGGCAAATTTCCTACAGTGCAAAGATGACCTCCTTCAGGCTTTTTGTCATGCGTTCACAATTCCATCCACCTTTTCCCAACAAATCAGAGCCTTCTGGATGCTTGATCATGGACACACTGAG GCCTCCATGGAGCTGTTACTGAGCCCAAAGGCCTATGTTCCTGCCCTCTCCTGGCAGCATCGTTGCATCATCCATTGTCTCCTGACAAGGAAACAGCCTCAAGAGGCATTACGGTACCTCCAGTGGGCCAGGCCTGCAGTAGAGACCACTGATGATGCCAAGCTGTTTGCAGATGTACTTATTCAAAGCAG TTGTAACTCTGATGCTTGGGCTCTGTTGAAGAGAGGCCACACAGAGACTGAAGATATGAGCAAATACTTCCTCCAGACTTGTAAAGGAGTTGGCCTGTGCACAGAGGCTTTAAAGTACATTCTTGTTGAAAACAAT AATGAAGAAGATGGAGCTGAGACCACAGAGATGACACAGATGAAGAAAG AAATGCCACCATGTCCGCTATCTGCCAAGCTGTACCGGGCTCAGAAAGTTGGCAAAGTATCAACAGATGAGCAGGTGAAATTGGTCAGAAAGGCTGTGAAGGAAGTGAGGAAACCAGATTCCAAGTTGAG GGAGGTAGTGTGGCCAGAGCACACAGAGAGAATGCCCAACAGCAAGCAAATGCTTCTGCCCACCGAGGCTCTGCGTCTACTCACATGCAGCTCTTCACCAGTGCACATGGCAATagaaacacagcaaacagcACATACAGCCGACCCAGAAGAAGAAGATCCTGTCATTTACAAT cagcagcagcagctggagacTCAAGAGAACATTTTTTCTTCTGAGGAGGATCTAAGATCCTTGTCTGCCTCATCCTCTACCTCAGCTTCACCCTTGCTTCTTATGAAGTGGGACCCGCTTCACACATATAAAAGCACTCTGACCCTGCAGATGATTTCCTCTCTGCTGACGGATAGAAGTAGCCAAAGCAGGGGACAAGAAGAAGAACACAGACCCCACTCATCAGCTGGTGTTTTCCTAAATATCCCTGAGCTGGTGCTGACACCAGATGGCGCTACAGAGCCTGTTTCCTTCAGCAGCTTGAACAAAGACAGCATGGTAGAGCTGATGCTTTCTGCAGATG TGGGAGAAGGTGATGAAGCAGATGTTTTTCTGGAAGAAGATACTATCGGGGTTGACGGGCTTTCAAGACCTTCCACATATGAAAGCCTTCTTTCAGAcacaag tttcACTGAGGTAGCCCCAACTCACTGCGTCCAGAAAAAGAAACCTCATCAG CAAGACGAACCACAGGGATGCTCCAGCCAACACCTCCCATGTACCTCAGCTGAAACAACCCACGACATGCTGACAGATCTTCATCAGAGCTTTGTTTTGAATTGGTCTATACCCAGGGGCTCGCCAGGGATGG GTCAGCCTTATTCCTGTGGACTCGTCAATTTTTTGGACTTCACTGCAAagcaaaaaggagaaaacagaGATGGAAATCAG GCGGAGAAAGATGAGCCCGCAGGTTGGAGCAGTTCGGGGAAGGTTTCCCAAGGAGCCATAAGGAGTGGCAGAGCAGGATCGAGAAAAGGCAAACGAGTGAAGAGGGCATGA
- the lg19h14orf180 gene encoding nutritionally-regulated adipose and cardiac enriched protein homolog → MLNGGREGLFELGQQLQQQGEYQAALHCFLSCLLGLTHVQNFTSLPNCLHQIAELFITEKNYGKALQFIQAEKMFYEVALIELTALQGSTGPQEEATLGSAGWTTPEELSEQASQAQHLERLAQLCIMSKQPHLALEYSGKATKIHQRAFGNDHPITARSLELMATVYAEIGKTEYSDSLGQCVSALSKRFAAAESLRDSVSCLPHSHREKHSEVRHRKDTHHHQEDTLKPKLTNSKVPTSILKKPSSNYRLDTELNHKRKGERRVRFREPETTVHAYETTPSRPHLALFTCLFLLMSFLGVAMYCTDRRRPQRVCEELEAALAVYLLHMKQLLWGCWIWLTMQ, encoded by the exons ATGCTGAACGGAGGGAGGGAGGGCCTGTTTGAGCTGGGACAGCAGCTCCAGCAGCAGGGGGAGTACCAGGCCGCCCTCCACTGCTTCCTCAGCTGCCTGCTGGGACTGACTCATGTGCAGAACTTCACCTCTCTGCCCAACTGCTTACACCAG ATTGCAGAACTCTTCATCACTGAAAAGAATT ATGGGAAGGCCCTCCAGTTCATACAggctgaaaaaatgttctatGAAGTGGCATTGATCGAGCTCACCGCTCTTCAGGGGAGCACAG GGCCTCAAGAGGAGGCTACGCTGGGCTCCGCGGGATGGACAACCCCAGAGGAACTTTCAGAGCAGGCCTCCCAGGCACAGCACCTCGAACGGCTGGCTCAGCTTTGCATCATGAGCAAACA aCCTCATCTTGCCCTAGAATACAGCGGTAAG GCTACAAAGATTCACCAGAGGGCCTTTGGAAATGACCATCCAATTACAGCTAGAAGCCTTGAGCTCATGGCAACCGTATATGCTGAAATTGGCAAGACTGAATATTCAG ACTCTCTGGGTCAATGTGTGTCTGCACTGTCCAAACGTTTCGCTGCTGCAGAGTCTCTCAGAGACTCGGTCAGCTGTCTTCCTCATTCCCACCGGGAGAAACACTCAGAGGTACGCCACAGAAAGGATACCCACCACCATCAGGAAGACACACTTAAACCTAAG TTAACCAACAGCAAAGTCCCCACCTCCATCCTAAAGAAGCCAAGTTCCAACTACAGACTAGACACAGAACTCAACCACAAACGTAAAGGCGAGCGCAGAGTTCGATTCAGGGAGCCTGAGACCACAGTGCACG CCTATGAGACTACACCATCCCGCCCCCACCTTGCCCTGTTCACCTGCCTCTTCCTGCTGATGTCATTCCTGGGCGTTGCCATGTACTGCACAGACCGTCGGCGTCCACAGAGAGTGTGCGAGGAGCTGGAGGCAGCTTTGGCAGTCTACCTGCTGCACATGAAACAGCTTCTGTGGGGCTGCTGGATATGGTTGACAATGCAGTGA